The Bacillus sp. Y1 genome includes the window TCCTTCGATGGAAATATTGATCGTAACTTGTACGAAATAAATGTAGCCATTAAGCTGAGTAAAAGAACGTTTCGACGATGAATTAATTCATTACCGAACATAGATGGTCATTCCTGTTCGTGGGTAGTAGAGAAGACAAGAACTATTAAGAGTAAGTTTCATTCTTCTGTAAAATTATAGCATATGGGAGTGTAAAGGGGACAGGTCCATTACCCCAAAAACAATTGAATTAGAACCAGACAACACCACAAAAGGGACACTGAACTTTTCACCATAGCAATACTACTAAATCTTCACCTGCTTTAATATCGGGTACAGATCCTCGAAAAATATCTCTACCAGCAGCAATAGAGTCGGTTGATTTCCAAGGTCTGAAAACTAATTCATATGAGATCATGCGTGAATTACATTTTAGTAACTCAATAGAAGTTACTACAACCCTTCTCCCAGTTCAAATCTTGTACTGAAATTTCCAAATTTAAAAATTAACAAATTAAAACATTTGCCCATGATACTTATTTTAATGTTCATAAACGGGAATTAGATGGGCATGTATCCTTAATCAGGAGTAGGCGTTTCAATTATTGAGTGTGATTGAAGGGAATGGGAAAGCATCTGTAAATGATGAGGAATATGTTTTTCAAAAAGGAGATCATTTTATACTACCATACAGGAACGTTTCAGTTAAAGGGGACTGCAGAGTTAATCATCTCACACCACAAGGAACGCAAAAAGATCCTGTCAACTCCTTTTAGCAGGATCTTTTTCTAAATATTAATAAATAAATTTTACATGCATCTATAGTTTTAACACTTATCAACTATCACAATTTATGAAAGAAAGAATGTTTCTTGCGATTTCCATACTTTCGTTTTTATACAACTTAGATAATTTAATATAAGACTCCATTTCCTTATCATTCATTACGAGTTGATTAAAATCTGACCACTGTATGGTATGACAAAGATGTTGGTTCTTTAAATAATTCACTGTGTTGCGATCCTCGGCCATGGTATCTCTTTCTATAATTAGAAGTGGGATTTGTGACGTAACTGCTTCACTTACCGTCCCCCAACCCGCCTTTGTAATGACTAAGTCAGACGCAGCAATATAATTTTGGGTCTCCAAATAATCGAAAGGTATTTTGAAAATGTTTTCCCGATGTTTCACCTTTACATTGGATGACACGATAAATACACAGTCAGGACTATTCCAAAGGGGGAGATTTTCAAGAAAATTCGTGTTTAACTTCATACCGAATCCAACAAAAATGACCCTCTTTCCATTTGGATTTATCTCTTCTGATATCCTCTTCACTTCTTCAGCATCAACCGTTCGAGCAAAGAATCCAAAATCTTTTCGATTAGCTGTCCAATCTGGCTCCTTACAACCTGCTAAAGTATAAAAGTAAGTCATATTACGATAAGCTTGATATAAGGGAGTTAGTTCCTTGGTTGAAAGTAGACCTTGGTAGGCAGTGTACCAAGTGAAATTTGATATTCCGATTGAAGGAATACCTAATTGGTAGGCTGGCTCAAAGGCTATAGGGGAAATATCAGAAATAACTAAATCTATGCTTTCCCTTACTAAAAATGCTTGTTCCTGTCGTATCAATTCATCCCAATTGGACATAAAATTTTTATATTCTAGACTTAATCTAATTTTGTCTGGATAAATAGAATCTTTCTTTAGAAAATAACCGATATCTGTATTTATCTTTCGATAACCAACAGAATTTGTATTATGTAGAGATCTTTTAATAAACTCCTGAGCAAAGGAATGACAAACAGTTATATTTATATCATTTTTTTGTAATAGTTCACGTATAATAGCAATACTCCTTGAAGCATGTCCATAGCCATAATCAGATATATAATAAGCTATTCTTTTCATAAGCCACATCCTTAAAGACAAAATAGGGAGATAAATCACATACTTTAGATTTATCTCCCTACTGATTTATTTTATAATTGGAACATTTAAATTATGCGAGTAGTCTAAAGTGTTCACCTTTTTCCTACCAATTGAATCATAAATAATTCCTGCTTCTTCAGCCGCTGTTAAACTATAGCAATTTCTCCCATCAATAATCACAGGATAATTCATTAGCACAGAATACTTTTTCATATCAAACTGCTTCACTTCTGGCCATTCAGTGAAAATCAAACAAATATCCGCATTAGTAATTGCCTCTTCAATAGAGTCACAGTATTTTACTTCCTCAAGAAAATTCTTTTGGAAATTATCTGTCCCAATAGGATCCCAGACTCGAACATTTGCTCCTTCTTCAAGCAGAATAGGAATATTAACAAGTGAAGGTGCTTCACGTAAATCATCTGTACCTGGTTTAAAGGTTAAACCTAATACCGCTACTTCTAATCCATTAAAACTATCGTAATACTTTCTAGCTTTCTTAATGAGTTTAATCTTTTGATTTTCATTGACTTCAATTGTGGCTTTAATAGTTTTGATTTCATAGTCATTGTAATTCGCAAGCCAGTGTAAGGCTTTTGTATCTTTAGGGAAACATGAACCTCCATATCCTATACCAGCATTCAAGAAGCGATCCCCTATACGTGGATCTAAGCCCATGCCCTTGGCAACATCCTCAATATTGGCATCTACAATTTCACAAAGGTTTGCAATTTCATTAATATATGAAATTTTTAATGCTAAGAAATCATTTGAAGCATATTTAATCATTTCCGCACTTCTTCTATCAGTTACTACATATGGTATCTTGAAGTTATTATAAACTTCTTTCATAATTTGTTCTGCACGCTCTGATTCTACACCAAGTACAATTCGTTGCGCATAAAGTGTATCTCTAATTGCCGTTCCTTGAGCTAAAAACTCTGGATTTGATACAACATCAACAGTAACCTCATGAGTTAAATTCTCTTTGATCAATTGTTCTAGTTTATCATTTGTCCCAACCGGAACCGTTGATTTTACGACAACTACACAATCTTTTTCTATTGATGTAGCGATTTGAATAGCCACTTCGTTTACATATTTTAAACTAGCTGAGCCATCCCTTTTCTCAGGTGTTCCAACCCCAATAATAATAACATCTGCATTTTGATAGGCTTTAATATTGTCAGTTGTATAAATGAGTTTATCCTGATTTTTTAACATCAATTCTTCTAATTCTTGTTCATATATAGGCGGTATGCATTTATTCATCAAATTGATTTTTTCTTGATCAATGTCAACACATGTTACCGTATGGCCTTTTTCTGCAAGACAAACTGCAGTAACTAAACCAACATAACCGGTACCCGCAACAGCAATATTCATTTCCCTAATCACTTCCTAAATTAATGTTTTTAATAACATTCTCTCTAAAAATAATAGATTTTAATTACCTTTATTAAATTCTTAGAATATCACCTTAGCTTTCCTTTTAGAATCGACCAAGTACATCCTCCCATTTAAACAACTAACGAACACATCCAATTCAGTTTTGGCACAAACCATGTTTCTTTCCGTTAGGAAGATGAATAATATCATCCGCTTTAACATGAGTAACGCTTTCGTCTAATACAAGGTCCCCTTTACCACGAGCAATTGTCCAAACTTCGTCTATTAAATTATGATATTAGCTTGAGTTTTTATCTTCGTGTATACAAATTCGTTTCGCAACTATTTCTTGATCATTTATATAGGTGGCATAATCTAGAACACGTGAACATCCCCATACACGTTCTTCATTATTTGGCGGCTCTATAAAAACTTATTAACTCTTTTATTTTTGGACTAGATGATATATCAACTACAAAAATACCATCAGGACTTGATTCCACAATGATAGCCTTCACCCCAATAACTGTAATAGGGATATCAAGTTCATTTACAGGATTTGTATTAACTGAACCTTTATCAAATTTGAACAGCCGCCATCTCTTCGACAAGAGTATTCCATGTACCAAGGTCTTCCAATACCCTTCATGCAAAACAACAATATGCCCTGCTCTTTCAACAACTTGATAAACAAACCTTATCTTGGGTAGATTTGAATAAATAGAATATTATTCTTCAAAATTAGTATATAATTCCATTTCATTAAGGATTCAGATAAGATAATTTAACTTAAATTAAAAATACACACTTCCATAGAGCTTTGTGATTAATTTTGCACTGTGCCTTTCTTCATTAGGTTTTTCTTTAAAATGTCCACTCTAAAATATTGTTTATTCTCACCTTTTTCACCAGGGACAATATACCCATGCTAAGAATATGGATATGGGACTTTACACCAATCAAAGCCAAATCCACACTTAAGTTTAATAAAATATTTCTTACCCTTTTATACTTTCAAAAAAAGTCATCCTCTACGAAAGGGTCTACAGAAAGAACAAACACTAATTCGTCTAACGATACATTAACTACTGAATAAATAAGAGGCCGCAAGAGCAATAACCGGATAATTATCTCGAGTATCGTTTGATAATGGTGATAATCGTTTTCCTCAGCCTCTAGATGAAAAAAGAACCAACATACGAGTTGCTTCCTAGATGACATAAACATTATCAATAAAAATTCTAATTTTTATTTACTAAAAATTGATATAAATATTATTTATTGTTTTCTTAAGGACCAATTAAATTAAATAAATTCCCCTGACAATTCTAATTCTTATATTTAAATAGGACTTTTGTTAATATTTCCTGAGCTATCCTTTTTTTACTTTTCTTCAGATTAATATCGAATATTCTAACAACGTCCTCTAATGAGTAGCTTTTATTCTTTTTAACTATTTTATCAAAAAAA containing:
- a CDS encoding glycosyltransferase; its protein translation is MKRIAYYISDYGYGHASRSIAIIRELLQKNDINITVCHSFAQEFIKRSLHNTNSVGYRKINTDIGYFLKKDSIYPDKIRLSLEYKNFMSNWDELIRQEQAFLVRESIDLVISDISPIAFEPAYQLGIPSIGISNFTWYTAYQGLLSTKELTPLYQAYRNMTYFYTLAGCKEPDWTANRKDFGFFARTVDAEEVKRISEEINPNGKRVIFVGFGMKLNTNFLENLPLWNSPDCVFIVSSNVKVKHRENIFKIPFDYLETQNYIAASDLVITKAGWGTVSEAVTSQIPLLIIERDTMAEDRNTVNYLKNQHLCHTIQWSDFNQLVMNDKEMESYIKLSKLYKNESMEIARNILSFINCDS
- a CDS encoding UDP-glucose dehydrogenase family protein, encoding MNIAVAGTGYVGLVTAVCLAEKGHTVTCVDIDQEKINLMNKCIPPIYEQELEELMLKNQDKLIYTTDNIKAYQNADVIIIGVGTPEKRDGSASLKYVNEVAIQIATSIEKDCVVVVKSTVPVGTNDKLEQLIKENLTHEVTVDVVSNPEFLAQGTAIRDTLYAQRIVLGVESERAEQIMKEVYNNFKIPYVVTDRRSAEMIKYASNDFLALKISYINEIANLCEIVDANIEDVAKGMGLDPRIGDRFLNAGIGYGGSCFPKDTKALHWLANYNDYEIKTIKATIEVNENQKIKLIKKARKYYDSFNGLEVAVLGLTFKPGTDDLREAPSLVNIPILLEEGANVRVWDPIGTDNFQKNFLEEVKYCDSIEEAITNADICLIFTEWPEVKQFDMKKYSVLMNYPVIIDGRNCYSLTAAEEAGIIYDSIGRKKVNTLDYSHNLNVPIIK